A genomic window from Corvus hawaiiensis isolate bCorHaw1 chromosome 29, bCorHaw1.pri.cur, whole genome shotgun sequence includes:
- the ETV3 gene encoding ETS translocation variant 3 yields MKAGCSIVDKPEGGGGYHFPEWAYKTESSPGSRQIQLWHFILELLQKEEFRHVIAWQQGEYGEFVIKDPDEVARLWGRRKCKPQMNYDKLSRALRYYYNKRILHKTKGKRFTYKFNFNKLVMPNYPFINIRPNGVVPQSAPPVPTASSRFHFPPLDPHSPTDDSQPAARFPPGSLLPSHPEALGDAERKAEGPELEENASDWRRDLLAPSHPSGSAAAQKRKPDVVLPLFPRPGIFPDHPHSPFAVSPLPGRPGMLNVPISPALSLTPTLFSYSPSPGLSPFAGSSCFSFNPEEMKHYLHSQACSVFNYHLSPRTFPRYPLVVPPLQCQVPLEEQPQFPIKLQPPPAGRKNRERMESPEEAAAGAATPQLPNPPARVKVEPAVEKEEEEALEKRDEVGEEEEKLPVFARPAAPAWIPIPAHPGSSGEEAAEASVEKPSRDSCGDPGNQEKREDALMPPKLRLKRRWNGDSRQEIPEGIPNGIWHLPKAVATASDT; encoded by the exons ATGAAAGCCGGCTGCAGCATCGTGGATAAGCCCGAAGGAGGAGGAG GGTACCATTTCCCGGAGTGGGCCTACAAGACGGAGTCCAGCCCGGGCTCCCGGCAGATCCAGCTGTGGCATTtcatcctggagctgctgcagaaggagGAGTTCCGGCACGTCATCGCCTGGCAGCAGGGGGAATACGGCGAGTTCGTCATCAAGGACCCCGACGAGGTCGCTCGGCTCTGGGGCCGTCGGAAATGCAAACCCCAAATGAATTATGACAAACTCAGCCGGGCGCTCAG ATATTACTACAACAAGAGGATCCTGCACAAGACCAAGGGCAAACGATTCACCTACAAGTTCAACTTCAACAAGCTGGTGATGCCCAATTATCCCTTCATCAACATCCGGCCCAACG gcGTGGTCCCCCAGAGCGCTCCCCCCGTCCCCACCGCCTCCTCCCGCTTCCACTTCCCGCCGCTGGATCCGCACTCTCCTACCGACGATTCCCAGCCCGCCGCCCGCTTCCCGCCGGGATCGCTGCTCCCGTCCCACCCCGAAGCTCTGGGAGACGCCGAGAGGAAAGCGGAAGGCCCCGAGCTGGAGGAGAACGCCTCGGATTGGCGCCGGGATCTGCTGGCTCCGTCGCACCCTTccggcagcgccgcggcgcAGAAGCGCAAGCCCGACGTGGTGCTGCCGCTGTTTCCCAGGCCGGGCATTTTCCCGGATCACCCGCACAGCCCCTTCGCCGTGTCGCCGCTTCCGGGGCGTCCCGGAATGCTCAACGTTCCCATTTCTCCCGCTTTGTCCCTGACTCCCACGCTGTTTTCCTACAGCCCCTCCCCGGGGCTCAGCCCGTTCGCCgggagcagctgcttttccttcaatCCCGAGGAAATGAAGCACTACCTGCATTCCCAAGCCTGCTCCGTCTTCAATTACCACCTGAGCCCCCGGACTTTCCCACGTTATCCCCTCGTGGTTCCCCCTCTCCAATGCCAGGTGCCTCTGGAAGAGCAGCCGCAGTTCCCGATCAAGCTCCAGCCTCCTCCGGCCGGCCGGAAAAACCGGGAGAGGATGGAAAGCCCCGAGGAAGCGGCGGCCGGAGCGGCAACCCCGCAGCTGCCCAACCCTCCGGCCAGGGTGAAAGTGGAGCCGgctgtggagaaggaggaggaggaagctctGGAAAAGCGGGATGAGgttggagaagaggaggaaaagctccCGGTGTTCGCCCGCCCGGCGGCTCCGGCCTGGATCCCGATTCCCGCCCATCCCGGATCGTCCGGCGAAGAGGCGGCGGAAGCCAGCGTGGAAAAGCCATCCCGGGATTCCTGCGGAGATCCGGGCAATCAGGAGAAGAGGGAGGACGCCCTGATGCCCCCCAAGCTGCGGCTGAAGCGCCGCTGGAACGGGGATTCCCGGCAGGAGATTCCCGAGGGAATTCCCAACGGGATCTGGCACCTGCCCAAGGCCGTGGCCACCGCCTCCGACACCTAA